From a single Nostoc edaphicum CCNP1411 genomic region:
- a CDS encoding beta-class carbonic anhydrase — protein sequence MSQIVEEVLAANLSYTDKFGDKGNLTIPPSRRFAILTCMDARLDPAKFAGLAEGDAHVIRNAGGRASDDAIRSLVISYKLLGTREWFVIHHTNCGMETFTNEIISNLLSSSLKTAKLDEIGWSDIGSGPGSGEGKFINWLTIDDQAKSVYADVQRIRLHPLVPNEIPIYGYIYDVKTGQLIEVPEATKLGQAV from the coding sequence ATGAGCCAAATTGTAGAAGAAGTTCTGGCAGCTAATCTTAGTTACACTGATAAATTCGGTGATAAAGGTAATCTCACCATACCTCCATCTCGTCGGTTTGCAATTCTCACGTGCATGGATGCTCGACTTGACCCAGCTAAATTTGCTGGACTAGCTGAAGGAGATGCCCATGTAATTCGTAATGCAGGTGGACGTGCTAGTGATGATGCGATTCGCTCTTTAGTAATTTCTTACAAATTACTTGGTACGCGTGAATGGTTTGTAATTCATCACACTAATTGCGGGATGGAAACCTTCACTAATGAAATCATCAGTAATTTACTTTCTAGTAGCCTCAAAACAGCCAAGCTAGATGAAATAGGTTGGTCAGATATTGGTTCTGGGCCGGGATCAGGCGAAGGCAAGTTTATCAATTGGTTGACTATTGATGACCAAGCTAAAAGCGTCTATGCAGATGTACAACGGATTCGTTTACATCCATTAGTTCCGAATGAAATTCCTATCTATGGCTATATCTACGATGTTAAAACAGGGCAATTGATTGAAGTTCCTGAAGCTACTAAGCTTGGTCAAGCCGTGTAG
- a CDS encoding Mrp/NBP35 family ATP-binding protein, with amino-acid sequence MTTVHQQEVIQLLKQIIEPTLKNDIVSLGMIRNLRIVDDYIYLRLYIGSHQHHLNPEIESKLSSLSWCKKIYIQICTIPGVKTTLAVSSGKGGVGKSTTAVNLAAALKLQGAKVGLLDADVYGPNVPQMLGLGKADIQVINTPTGDKFLPLEAQGIKLMSVGLLAEANRPLAWRGPVLHKIITQFLQDVEWGELDYLLIDLPPGTGDAQITIIQESPICGVILVTTPQQVAVADVRRNIYMFRQVGVPVLGIVENMSYLICGDCGSRTPIFGSGGGEQLAAELQAPLLGQIPIDPRICSGSDTGNPIAISEYASPAREVFTQIAISLNTTFMLNDKTTRLDQA; translated from the coding sequence TTTGGGAATGATACGAAACTTACGTATAGTTGATGACTATATTTACTTACGTTTATATATCGGTTCTCATCAGCATCATTTAAATCCAGAGATTGAATCTAAATTATCATCTTTATCTTGGTGTAAAAAGATTTATATTCAAATTTGTACAATTCCCGGTGTTAAAACAACTCTTGCAGTTTCTAGTGGTAAAGGTGGTGTAGGGAAATCCACAACAGCCGTTAATCTAGCCGCAGCTTTAAAATTACAAGGTGCAAAAGTAGGACTATTAGATGCTGATGTTTATGGCCCCAATGTTCCCCAAATGTTGGGTTTAGGAAAAGCTGATATTCAAGTGATTAATACTCCTACCGGTGATAAGTTTTTACCTCTAGAAGCTCAAGGAATAAAACTAATGTCAGTGGGTTTACTTGCAGAAGCAAATCGTCCTTTGGCATGGCGGGGGCCTGTATTGCACAAAATTATCACACAATTTTTGCAAGATGTGGAATGGGGGGAATTAGATTATTTATTGATAGATTTACCTCCCGGTACAGGTGATGCTCAAATTACAATTATCCAAGAAAGTCCAATTTGTGGAGTCATTTTAGTGACAACTCCTCAACAAGTGGCTGTTGCAGATGTACGACGTAATATATATATGTTTCGCCAAGTGGGTGTTCCTGTTCTTGGCATCGTTGAAAATATGAGTTATTTAATTTGCGGTGATTGTGGTTCACGCACGCCGATTTTTGGTAGTGGTGGCGGCGAACAATTGGCCGCAGAATTACAAGCGCCTCTGTTGGGACAAATTCCTATTGATCCGCGTATTTGTAGCGGTAGTGATACTGGAAATCCGATTGCGATAAGTGAATACGCTTCACCAGCAAGAGAGGTTTTTACACAAATAGCTATTTCATTAAATACTACTTTTATGCTAAATGATAAAACTACACGGCTTGACCAAGCTTAG